The Megalops cyprinoides isolate fMegCyp1 chromosome 25, fMegCyp1.pri, whole genome shotgun sequence nucleotide sequence TGCTAATATCCTCCATAAATTAAGAATGATAAAACTCTTGCAGTGGCCTTACACCGGCGGTGAACCTGACCCAGAAGAGCTTTTTATATCTCTGCAGGTCGACTGATTATGACGAGGATCACCATAAAAAGGTGACAACAGCATGCCTTGCTAGGTTAAAGAATCAAGTCCCATCCCAACGACACCTGTTTCAACAATGCATTACTGGCATTGACAGACACtctttatccagagtgacttgctttttgttgtccatttatatagctggatattaactgaggcaattctgggttgagtaccttgcccaagggtacaacagcagtgccccagtggagaatcaaaccggaaacctttcggttatgaatcctgctccttagcagtatgctatactgccaccctaGGAACAAAGATCTAGTGACAAAGGACCCCCTCAGCTGCCACTGTATGTGTAGCTGTTGTTGATATTACCTGTTTGTGTACTGAATGTGTATTACTCTTTGTACAGCTGGTGTTAATGTCATTACTGTGTTGCAGATTGTTGCAGgttgtgtcatttgtttgctGGTATAATTACTGGGTGCAGTACTGTCCATGTGACGTCCGGAATGTGTGGGTTTTTTCGTGTGTGTTTGggaagtgtgcgtgtgtgtgtgtgggagagagagagtgtgtgtgtgtgtgtggggtcagccccttctctctctctccccagcctgcCTCTTGCAGCCCGCCCCTATGGGCAGGCGAAACAGCAGCAGGCTCACTCTCCACTCGCTCACAGCCCTGTGCGGATCAGCTCCCAGACATCCGAAAATGACCTGGACGCGCCCCGTCCTGCTTGCCCTGCTGGCCACCGTCCTGCCTCTGACCCGTGAGTATGACTGTGTGGGGTCATCTTTAATCTGCATGTTAAACTGCTGCTCTCCTTGGGACTTTCTCATACAAACTTCTTTGGGAGTTGCTGGCTTCATGGATGTGCTATTAATAAATCtaaaaattgaacaaaatcaACATCACTGCAGATATAGCGTTCACATGGCAGAAATGCTGGGCTGCACCTGTCACCTTATTCTTCTGCAGTTAGCGATGGGGTTGAAAGTGCCGCTGTGCAGAGTGATGACACGGACACAGGGACCACTGATCACCAAGGTGAGAAAAACGACCCCCGATCTGCCTAACCCGCTGAGAAAAACCACCCCTGATCTGCCTAACCCGCTGAGAAAAACGACCCCCGATCTGCCTAACCCGCTGAGAAAAACGACCCCCGATCTGCCTAACCCGCTGAGAAAAACCACCCCGATCTGCCTAACCTGCTGAGAAAAACCATCCCCGATCTGCCTAACCCGCTGAGAAAAACCACCCCCGATCTGCCTAACCCGCTGAGAAAAACCATCCCCGATCTGCCTAACCCGCTGAGAAAAACCACCCCCGATCTGCCTAACCCGCTGAGAAAAACCACCCCCGATCTGCCTAACCCGCTGAGAAAAACGACCCCCGATCTGCCTaacctgcacagaaacacaacacctGACAGCCTAACCTGCTGCAAGTcagccccctcaccccctctgcGCCCGTACCCCCGTCCCGTACTCACCccactctcccccccacccctgcaggCTCAGGGGGGAATATCTTCATGTCCAGAACCGACGCCGCCAGCTACTTCAGCCGCCGCAGCAAGAGATCACCGAGGTCAGTCTACGAGAGTTACGGTAAGGTTCCTTCCTAAATTGGGCAGTGTCCCATTTTGGTGTGGTGTCTGGCCCTCTTCTCTAACATTCCTGACCATGGAGTCTATCTGGAGGCTGGGTCAACATGCCGGATGGA carries:
- the LOC118771750 gene encoding unique cartilage matrix-associated protein-like, with the protein product MTWTRPVLLALLATVLPLTLSDGVESAAVQSDDTDTGTTDHQGSGGNIFMSRTDAASYFSRRSKRSPRSVYESYAERVQRRRAEEWRREYYEEQRSERENHMEEERDEQNERTRERTDQWRQYHYDGVYPSYRYRYRYHY